CGGGCGCCATGTACAAGGGCGTCCCCGCCACCGAACCCGGCGACGAGTCGAGCGTCTGCTCCGTCAACGCCGCGCCCCCCACCGCCTTCGCCAGCCCGAAGTCGATCACCTTGGGCGACGCCGCGCCGTCGAGTTCCTCCACCAGCACGTTCGACGGCTTCAAATCGCGGTGGATCACCCCCTTTTGATGGGCGTGCTGCACGGCCGAGCAGACCTTGCGGAACAGCTCCAATCGATCGGCCACCGGCAGCCGCTTCGAGTCGCAGTACTCGGTCAGCGGCGCGCCCTTGACCAGCTCCATGACGAAGAACGGCCGGCCGTCGGCGGCGGCGCCGGCGTCGAGGACCTTGGCGATGTTGGGATGGTCCATCACGGCCAGGGCCTGGCGTTCCGCCTCGAACCGCAAGAGCACCGACCGCGAGTCCATCCCCGGGTTGACCAGCTTGACGGCCACGGGGCGTTTCACCGGAGCGACCTGCTCGGCCCGGTAGACCGTCCCCATCCCGCCCCGACCGATCTCGGGACCGACGAGGTACCGCCCCGCCAGCAGTTGACCCGTCGCGCCGGCTGGCGGCAAGCCTTCCGACTGAGGAAGCGAGCCGATCAGCTCAGTGGGGGGCTCGAACGAGGAGACGCCGGCCGCCGGCCGGTTCATGAAGCTGCCGTCCGCTTGATGGGCTTCGAGCAGCGCGTCGACGCGGGCTCTGGCCTCCGGGTCTTCGGTGCAGGCCTGGTCGAGATAGGCCGCGCGGGCGGCTGGATCTTCGATCTCCAGCGCGGCGAGAAAGATGGAACGGTCGGTCATCGATTCGTCCGGATGGAGCGGGCTGGATTTGGAGAGGTGGGAACAGCATATGCGATCGGCGGGGCCTCGGGAATCGCCCGAGGCCCCGCCGTGCGTGTCAGGCCGTCAAGAACGAGGCGACCCCCTTCCGTCCGGAGGTGGTCGACGGCCAGCCCAACTCGGCCAGCGCCGCGTCAACCGCCGCGATCGACGACCGGGCCGTGGAGGCGGAGCCGGCCAGCGACGTGGGCGGGATCCAGCGGACCACGTCGATGCTCGACCGATCCTTGATGTAATCTTCGTACTGGCCGTCGGTCCGAAGCTGGACGATGAACGTGTCGGCTCCGGGGCCGCCGGTCAGGTCTTCGCGATAGTCGTACGAGCCGGCGTAGAGGGTGTCGTTCCCCTCCTCGCCGTAGAGCGTGTCATAACCTCCTTCGCCGTACAACTCGTCGTTCCCCTTGCCGCCGCGGAGGGTGTCGTTCCCCTCAGAGCCCCATGAGTGGCCCCAGTTGTCGCCGTAGAGGGTGTCGTTGCCGTCGAGGCCGTTGAGGTAGTCCGAGTTCAGTTCTCCGTACATGTAATCCGACCCGCCGCCGCCGTACATCACGTCGTTCCCGGCGCCGCCGAAGAGGACGTTGGTCCCGCCGGCAGTGGCGTTGTAGATGTTCTCGGCGTCGCCCCAGATCGTGTCGGCGCCGTTGTTGCCGTAGATCGTGTCATCGCCGAAGCCGCCGTTGAGCGTGTAGTCGTCGCCGATGAGGAGGTCGTCGCCGCCCTGGCCGGCGAGGGTGTCGCGCCCGAGGCCGCCGTAGATCGTGTCGCGCTCCCAGCCGCTGTCGGCGATGAATCGATCGTCGCCCCAAAGAGAGTCGTCGCCGTCGCCGCCGTGGATGTAGTCGCCGCCGAGGTCGCCGGAGATCGAGTCCGAGCCGCCGAGGCCGAACAGGATGTCCGCGCCGTCCCCGCCGAAGATCTCGTCGTTCCCGAAGGGGCCGTTGAGGTCGTCCCCGTCGATCTGATCCCGGCCGCCGCCGCCCCAGATGTGGTCGTTGCCGGCCTGGCCGTACAACTTGTCGAGGCCCGAGCCGAACGCGGGATTGGTCTCGTCGCCGTAGATCCAGTCGTCGCCCCAGCCGCCGTAGACCTTGTCGTCGCCCTCGTTGCCGATGAGGACGTCGTTGCCTCCT
Above is a window of Paludisphaera rhizosphaerae DNA encoding:
- a CDS encoding calcium-binding protein is translated as MSATSSHSNRWRSRLSQASSRRARRRRTVLDGIGPDRLESRIVPAAYVSGGVLYIDGTNGNDIVNVRSENPNDVNSRIKVVMNGSTSYFNRSAITANRVYFRGFNGDDNFNAYSFAATPVTADGGPGNDTLCGGVLGDTLIGGTENDYLYGQEGDDVIYCGAGDDYVLAGDGVDRVYGGDGDDTIAGEGQGDFLYGERGGDRIYGNSGNDVIDGGDQDDWLYGADGNDTISGGFGDDHIMGELDSDTLFGGPGLDRIWGDNWGREAADTIYGNEGDDEIYGEGGNDVLIGNEGDDKVYGGWGDDWIYGDETNPAFGSGLDKLYGQAGNDHIWGGGGRDQIDGDDLNGPFGNDEIFGGDGADILFGLGGSDSISGDLGGDYIHGGDGDDSLWGDDRFIADSGWERDTIYGGLGRDTLAGQGGDDLLIGDDYTLNGGFGDDTIYGNNGADTIWGDAENIYNATAGGTNVLFGGAGNDVMYGGGGSDYMYGELNSDYLNGLDGNDTLYGDNWGHSWGSEGNDTLRGGKGNDELYGEGGYDTLYGEEGNDTLYAGSYDYREDLTGGPGADTFIVQLRTDGQYEDYIKDRSSIDVVRWIPPTSLAGSASTARSSIAAVDAALAELGWPSTTSGRKGVASFLTA